The genomic window TCGCTCAACCGGACGCGTGTGCCGCGGCCGAGAACGACGTTGGCGTAGCCGCTCGACGGAATGCGTTGCGCCCAAGTGACCTTGGCGGACGGTACGTCGGAGGGGAGGTCGGGGGTCACGAGGGTCGCGGCCGCGGCTTGGGCGCGCGCGTGCGAGCGCGCGGCCTCGGTGGAAGCGGTGCCCGTGTGGCTGGATGGCTCGGTCATGGTGCTCCTTTGTCGAGTTGTCCGTGCGCGGCGGCCGGAGCCGCCGCGCACGGCATGGACGCGGTCAGGCCGGTTGGACGGCGGGTTCGCCGCTCGCCTCGGCACGCGGACCGGCGACGACGAACCGGTGCACGACCGCGCCGACGGCCGCGACCGAGAGCACGAACAGCGGTGCGGCCCAGAGCATCCACCAGCCGCCACCGTGCGGCGTGTACACCTCGGCGCGCGGCCAGGCCAGATTGATCGCCATGGCGATGCCCCACACCACCGCGAGCGCGTTGACCGGAATGCCGAAGCGGCCCAGACTGAACAGCGATTCGTCGGCGGCTTCCGCGGAGCGCCCCCAGCCCTTCAGCCGGCGGACCAGCAGCGGAACGGTGACCAGCAGATATGCCACGTACAGCGAGACGATGCAGACGCTGGCGAGGGTAGCGAAGATCGCCGCGTTGCCGAGATTGACCGCCAGCAGGCCGATGCCGAGCAGGCCGATCACCACGGCGGGCAGCATCGGCGTGCCATACCGGGGATGGACCGCGGCGAGCCGCCCGGCGAAGGGCAGTTTGCCGTCGCGGGCCATGGAGAACATCAAGCGCGAGCCCGCGGTCTGAATCGCCAAGGTGCACACCATGATCGCGACCGCGACGCAACCGAGCAGGACCTTGCCCGCCGGACTGTCCAGCTTCGAGGTGAGCACGTAGGCGAGGCCCTCGGTGGCCAGCGCGCCGTCGGTCAGGCTCGGCGCCGCCATCAGCGCGCCGAGCAGCATGAGCCCGCCGCCGAGCGCGGACACCGACAGCGCGGTCAGGATGGTGCGCGGCGCCACCCGGCGCGGGTTCTTCGTCTCCTCGGAAAGCTCACCGGCGGAATCGAATCCGACCATCACGTAGGCGGCCATCAGACCGGAGACGAGGAACGCGGCCCAATACGGTCCCGGCGCGGCCTGATCGGTCTGCAACACGACGCCGGGGCCGCGTTCGCTGTTCACGAAGAACAGGCCGATGATCGCGGCGATGCCGACGATCTCGATGGTGACGCCGATGGAGTTGATCTTCGCCATCAGGTCGATGCCGATGACGTTGATCGTCGTGGTGACGACGAGCAGGATGCTGCCGAGCAGCACCGCGTTGGTCGCGCCCGACGCGGAGGTCAGCGCGGTGTCCTCGCCGACGATCTGGAATCCGCTCCAGATCGTCGGCAGCACCACTTGCAGCGCGATGGCGGCCGCCGCGGCGGTGACGACCTGCGCGATGACCATCATCCAGCCCGCGAACCAGCCGACGAGCTCGCCGCCGAGCCGCCGCGACCACTGGTAGATGCAGCCGGAGAGCGGATAGCGGGCGGCCAGTTCGGCGAAGTTCAGCGCGACGAGGAACTGCCCGGCGAACACGATCGGCCAGGTCCAGAAGAAGGCGGCGCCGCCGAACGAATAGCCGAAGCCGAAGAACTGGAAGATCGTGGTGAGGATCGAGACGAACGAGAAGCCCGCCGCGAACGAGGCGTAGCGGCCCAGTTTGCGGTGTAGCACCGGTCGATAGCCGAAACTGGCGAGGTCTGCGCTGTCGACGTTGGCGTCGGAGGATGGGGGCGGAGCGACTGTTGTGGCCATGGGCGGGGGTCCTTCGGCGTGCGGCCAATATCTATCGCATGACAGTTTTGCGCTCGCGATCGCGATTTCGGTGTCCGCCGTGTATCGCTTGCGGCAACGCCGGTAACTTCTGCGTTGCCTGAGTTTCTGTCAAGTGACAGAAATCTCTCCGGCGGGTGACGGCAGCGGATGGCCCGACCGCCGCCTCGATCGACAGTGCCAGAATGGGCACGTGGCAAACCCCGGTCCCGGCCGTCCCCGTCTGGAACAGCGACCCCGACGCGGCCATACGCCGCGCGCCGAGATCCTCGACGCGGCAGGCGAACTGTTCACCACCAAGGGCTACGCCAACACGTCCACGAGGGCGGTGGCCGACGCCGTCGGCATCCGTCAGGCCTCGCTGTACCACCATTTCGCCGCCAAGGACGACATCCTCGACGCGCTGCTCACCGAAACCATCGCCACCCCACTGGAACTCGCCGAGCGGTTGCGCGCCGAAGCGGATCCCGCGCCCACCCGGCTCTACGCGCTGGCCTGGTACGACGTGCGCCAGCTCTGCGCCGCGCGCTGGAATCTCGGTGCGCTGTACCTGCTTCCCGAGCTGCGCACCAAGCGCTTCGCGGCGTTCCGCCTGCGCCGCGACGAATTGCGCGGGCACTACGAGACATTGGCCGAGGCCGTGATCGAAGGCGCGGGCGCGGCGGGAATCCCTGGCGCGGAAGTCCTGCCGTTCCGGCTCGTGGAGACGGTGATCAACATCCGGTCCGACGAGGGCAGCGCGCCCGCCTACGCCGAGCAGACCATTCCGGACGCCGCGCTGCGCATGTTGGGCTGGACCGGGGACCTCGAGGAGGCGCGCGCCGACGCGGCCGTCCTGCTGGAACGGCTCGCCGGGTACTGAGACGGGCGGGTCAGCCCTTGCCGCGACCCGCCTTGAAACCGAAGTCCCAGTTGTACATTCGCGCGATCTCCATGACGCCGGCGCCGGGCCTGCCCGCAGGCGGCCGGATGAAGGTGCCCTCCCGGCGGACCACCAGCTCGCCGTTGATGTTCTCGATGTGCGCGAGCACCGCGTCACGCGAGTCGTCCACGCAGCCGTCGAGCGTCATCTCGATCGGCGGGCAGTTCAGCGGGTACAGCGTCGCGGTGGCCTGGACGCCGCGGAAATCGTTGGCGCCCTCGTAGATCGAGGTGAACACCAGGATCCGGCGGAACTGCGCGGTGAAATCCAGGTTGATGTCCAGGTTCTCGCCGGTGGCGCTGCTGCCGGTGCGGTCGTCCTGGTCCAGCCGGATGAACGGCGGGCGGTCCAGCGCGCCGAACGAGCGGTCCAGTGCGCGCACCGAACCGATGCGGCCGTCGGCCAGCTCGAAGAAGCAGCTGAGGTCCAGATCCAGTCCGCCGCCGCCGCGCCGCCTGCCGAACAGGCCGCCGCCGCGCTGGGATTGGCTGGTCCAGTTCAAGTTCACCCGCATGGTGCCGCCGGTGGCGCCCTGCTTGGTGAGCGAGACCGAGGGCGCTTCCTTGGTGAGCGAGATCTTGCTCATGTTCACCGGCGCGCCACCGCCCTGCGGGGGCGGCGGGGGCGCGTATTGCTGCTGCGGAGGCGGCGGCGCGTACTGCGGCTGGGGCGGGGGCGGAGCGTACTGTTGCTGCGCGAATTGCGGTGGCGGCGGCGCGTATTGCTGCTGCGGCGGCGGTGGTGCGTATTGCTGCTGCGGCGGAGCGTACGGCTGCTGCGGCGGCGCGTACTGCTGCGGCGGCGGCGCGAACTGCTGGGTCGGCGCGGGCGGCGGGGTCTGCTGGGCGGGCTGCTGTGCCGCGGGCGCCGGATCGTCGTCGACGGAGATGCCGAAATCGGTCGCCAGCCCGGCCAATCCGGAGTCGTAGCCCTGACCAACCGCGCGGAACTTCCACGCGCCCTGGCGGCGGTACAGCTCGCCGAGCACGAACGCGGTCTCGGTGGTGGCGCCGGTGCTGTCGAAGCGCGCCACCTCGGCGCCGTTCGTGGCGTCCAGCACCCGCACGTAGAGGCCCCGGAACTGGCCGAAGGTGCCGCCGTCGGCGGATGCCGCGATGACGACGGTCTCGACCTGCGGTTCGACCTGCGCCAGCTGTACCGACAGCACGTCGAGCACCGTCGGGCCCTGCTGTTTGCCCTCGTGCCGGACCGCGCCCGACGGGTGCAGCGGCTGGTTGTAGAAAACGAAGTCGTTGTCGGAGCGGACCTTACCGCCGACCAGCAACAGGGCCGAGGCATCCGCGTCCGGGATTCCGGGACCCGACTGCCACCCCAGCTCGATGCGGACCGCGGACATCGGCACCGGAACGTTGGCGCCCTTCATCATCGACACAGCAGTCAACGTATACGACGCGGGCGGTGCTCGTCATCCGTGTTCGGCGCCACGGTGCGGAACAGTTCGTCCGCGTCCGATTCAGCGCGTGGGCGGCGCGATCTTCCAGTGCGCGCTGAGCGCACCGGCGATCTCCGGCAGCACCGTCACCGGAACGCGCTTGTGACGCAACATCTCCCGGATCTGCTCGACCTGATCGCGTTTGCGCAGGTCGTACGCGCCGGATACCGGCCGGACCACCGGTGGGATGGACAGCAGCACCAGTTCCCCGTGCCGCTCGTCGCCGCCCGACAGATCGAGCGCCAGCGACCAGCGCGCCCGCTCGTCCAGCGTGAAGCGGCCCGCCACCACCCGGTCCCACTCGATGCTCGACTCCGCCCACGGCGTACGGCGGTAGATGGCGCCCTCGGTGAGCACGATGGCGTCGCGCCCGAAGAGCGCGACCAGGAGCGCGATGCCCGCGACCGCGCCCGCGAGCAGGCCGGTGAACACCCGATTCAGTCCGAACCCGGTCACGATCGCGGCGCACACGAGGACGGTCACCGCGATGCCGAGCGTGCCGTAGAGCATGACTCGCCGAGTCGGGACCACGCCCGCGCGCACCATCGTCATACCGTCGCACCTCCTGGAACTACCGGGTCACCGTACCCGAGGATCCGGAGGGTCCGCGTCTGCCGTCAGGCGCGCAGCGCGACCGCCGCCTCCGCGGTGTAGACCAGGAACTGCAAGCTCTGCTGGAAATACAGCCGCACCGACTCGGCGTCGTGCGAGAGGTAGCCGATGGAGAGGTCCTGGCCGAGGCTGAGGTCGAAGTCGCCGCCGCGGGTGGTCAGCACGAACGCGCCGTCGATGGCCGGAGCCCAGATGATCTCCCCCTCGGGGATCAGGCGCTCGATGTGGGTGCGGATCATGTGCCCGTGGTCGGAGGTCTCGCTCACCGCGGTGTACAGGTCGGCGCTCAGCAGTACCGAGTACGGTCCGTCCACACCGGCCAAGCGCAACGCGCTCAGCGCCTGGGCGACGGCCTCCGGGACCAGGCGCGGGTCCTCGGGCACCTGGATCGGCTCGTTCGACGAGCTCGCGCGGATACCGGTGATGCTCGCACCGGTGTAACCCTCGAAGATGGCGCGGTCCTCGGCGAAGGCGATCCGCCGGGCGGCCTCCTTCACCGGATCCAGATCGGTGTCCTTCGCGCCACGCTCCACGTTGTCGAGTTCCTCGCGGGAGAGCGTGAACGGCACCCGCAGCTCGACCAGCGGCGCGACGACGCGCTGGCGCGCCTGCACGCCCTCGTCCGGCGCGGCGATCGGGGTGGTGCGGCCGAGGCCGACGGCGGAGTAGTCGGTGCCGTGCGGGCCGGACACGTCGACCACCCGGCGGCCCGCGATGTGCCGCTTGAAGGTGCGGGTGGCCTCTTCCTCGATCGCCGTCCATGCCTCGGAGGTGATCGGCGCGAGTTCGCGATGGAGGTTGTTCACGGGATGCTCCTTTTCAACGTGCCGATACCGAGTGAGCCGTCGCCCGCCACGGCGGACATTTCAACGTCGTTGCGCGGCAGAGATTCCGCGCTGGTCTCCGCGTCGGGTGGCGGCGGCAGTTCGTCGAAGAAGTCCAGCGGGGGCGCGAAGAACAGCGTGCCGGTGACCGCGACCGAGAAATCCAGGATCCGGTCGTAGGCCGCCTCTTCGGTGCCCTCGAACATCCGCGAGAGCATGGTCTCGGTGACGCTCGGGGTGGCCGCGTAGGCGATGTAGTAGGTGCCGAACTGCCCCTCACGCACGCTGCCGAAAGGCATGTTGGCGCGGACGATCTGGCGTTCGGTGCCGTCCGCGTCGACCACGGTGTTCACCGCGACGTGCGAATCGGCGGGCTTGTCCTCGTCGGAGAGCTCGAAATCGTCCAGCTTGGTGCGGCCGATGATCTTCTCCTGCTGCTCGACCGTCAGCGCGCGCCATTCGTCCAGCGGATGCAGGTATTTCTGCACGACAACGTAACTGCCACCGGCGAATTCGGGATCCTCGTCGCCGACCAGCGCGGCGCCGATCGCGGCCGTGCCCTCGGGATTCTCGGTGCCGTCCACGAAACCGAGCAGATCGCGCTGCTCGAAGTAACGGAAGCCGACGGTCTCGTCGACGATGGTCGCCGCGCCTGCGAGCCGGTCGCCGATCACCATGGCCAGCTCGAAGCAGGCGTCGTGCACCTCGGACCTGATGTGGAACAGCAGATCGCCCGGCGTCGACGGCGCCCGATGGTGTTCGCCGACGAACTCGCGCAGCGGATGCAGTTCGGCCGGACGCGGCCCGGCGAACAGGCGGTCCCACGCGTCCGAGCCGATCGAGGTCACGCAGCTCAACCCCGCGCCGGGCAGCCGGAAACCGACCGAACGGCGCAAACCGGGCATATCGGCGAGCAGATCGCGCACCGTCGCTTCGCCACCCTCGTCGATGGTGGCGACGAGGAAGATCGCCGCCGGTGTGAGCGGTTCGAGGATCGGCTGCGGCTCACCCATGAGCTCGAGCATATTGGCGCGCTGTCGCGCGCGTGTTCGCGGCCCCTTGTGTCTCGCTTCCCAGCGGTCGAGACTCGCGACTTCGTCGCATGCGCTTCGACCGCTGGGAAGCGAGACGGCCGCGAACGGGCTCGTAAGACTCGCCCTCGGGGTGGTCGGGAGAGCGCGGAGCGTGCCGTTCCCTCGAGCGGACGTCACTCAGGCGATGCGCGCTACTTGGCAACTGTCAGCAAGAACGCGACGTCGTCGACCGCTTTCACGCTGTGCCGCGCCTTCGGGACGACGAGCAGGTCGCCCGCCGAGCCCTTCCATTCGTTCGCGCCGCTGATCAAGGTCAGAGTGCCGGTGAGTACCAGCAGGGTGGCGTCGCCCGCGTTGTCGTGTTCGGCCAGGCTCTGGCCCGCGGTGAGGCCGACGACGGTCTGGCGCAGCGTATGGGCGTGACCGCCGTAGATGGTTTGCGAGCTGCGCCCGCTGGTGGCAGTTGCGGCCAATTTCAATTGCTGGCGAGCGACCGCGGTCAGGGATTTCTTGTCCATGGACTGCCTTTCGCGTCACATCCGCCGGTGCAGGGCTGGTGTCACCGGCTCGGGGCGCTCGGGGCGGACGATGGTCCGCACCGCCGCTTATCTGGAGTATGCCCGACGGGGGCCGCCCGCGTGCCGGGTTTGCCCGGCCTGGGCGTGTTGCGGCGGAGGGGTGCGCTCAGTCGGCGGTGCGGCGCAGATATCTGCGGATGCGGAAACGCAGCCCGGTCGTGGACGTGCGCCATTCCTCCGGCTCGTCCGCATGCCACTCGGGACCGATGGCGGGAGCGTGCGCGTCGCCCTGAACGCTGATCTCCACCTCGGTCACCAACAGTTCGGTCGCGAAATCCATGGCGGCGCGGTAGATTTCGCCGCCGCCCGCGATCCACACCGGATCCGGCGCGGAGAGTTCGAGCGCCTCGGCCAGCGAGCCCGCGCGTTCCACGCCAGGCGCGGACCAGTGCGGCTGCCTGGTCACCACGATGTTGCGTCGCCCGGCCAGCGGGCGGAACTTGGGCGGCAGCGAATCCCAGGTGCGCCTGCCCATGATCACCGGGTGGCCCCAGGTCACGGTCCGGAAGTTGGCCATGTCCTCGGGGACGCGCCAGGGGATGGTGTTCTCGAAGCCGATCACGCCGTCGGGAGTCTGGGCCCAGATCAGGCCGATGGTGCGGGTGCGCACGGCCGTACTCACACCGCCACCGGCGCCTTGATTGCCGGATGATGTTGGTAGCCAACCACTTCGATGTCCTCGTAGGTGTAATCGAACAGGCTCGCCGCGCGGCGCAGGCGAAGCCGGGGGAACGGATACGGCTCACGGCGCAGCTGCTCGGTGACCTGCTCGACGTGGTTGTCGTAGATGTGGCAGTCGCCGCCGGTCCAGATGAAGTCGCCGGGTTCGAGCCCGGTCTGCTGGGCCACCATGTGGGTGAGCAGCGCGTAGCTGGCGATGTTGAACGGCACGCCGAGGAACAGGTCCGCGCTGCGCTGATACAGCTGGCAGGAGAGCTTCCCGTCGGCGACGTAGAACTGGAAGAACGCGTGGCACGGGGCCAGCGCCATCTTGTCCAGCTCGGCGACGTTCCACGCGGAGACGATGATGCGGCGCGAATCCGGGTCGGTGCGCAGGGTGTCGAGCACCTGGCCGATCTGGTCGATGTGCGCGCCATCCGGTGTCGGCCAGGAGCGCCACTGCACGCCGTAGACGGGACCGAGCTCGCCCTGCGGGTCGGCCCACTCGTCCCAGATCGTCACGCCGTGCTCGCGCAGCCAGCCGACGTTCGAATCGCCGCGCAGGAACCACAGCAATTCGTACACGATCGACTTGAGGTGCACCTTCTTCGTGGTGATCAGCGGGAAGCCCGCCCCGAGGTCGTAGCGCAGCTGATGGCCGAACACGCTGCGGGTGCCGGTGCCGGTGCGATCCGCCTTCGCGGTCCCGGTCTCCAACACCAGGCGGAGCAAATCCTCGTACTGCGTATCCGTCGCCACGGTTGGCAAGCTTACTTGTCCGGGTCGGTGGGAACGACCGGCTGTAGTGGTGCGCGGAGGCGGGGGTCGAATGGCGCGAGCGCGGTGCGGCTTGCGGCATGGGCGTGGGCTGCTGGCAAGCTTTCGCGCATGCGCAAGCTCTTCGTGATCGGCATCGGTGCGGGTGACCCGGACCAGGTGACGGTGCAGGCGATCAAGGCCATGCGGCAGGTCGACACGTTCTTCGTGATCGCCAAGGGCGTCGAGAAACAGGAGCTGCTCGACGTGCGGACCGCGATCCTGGCCGAGCACGTCGAGCGGCCGTACCGGGTCGTGGAGATCACCGATCCGCCGCGCGATCGCGACCCGGCCGACTATCGCGGCGTCGTCGTGGACTGGCACGAGCGCAGGGCCACGCTGCTCGCGGAGGCTTTCGCGGCGGAAGAAGGCGTGGGCGGGATTCTGGTGTGGGGCGATCCGTCGCTCTACGACAGCACCCTGCGCATGGTGGAGCTGGTGCTGGAAAGCGGCCGGACCACCTTCGACTACGAGGTGATCCCGGGCGTGACCAGCGCGCAGGCGCTTGCCGCGCGCCACCGCATGGTGCTGCACCGCATCGGCGAACCGGTGCACGTCACCACCGGCCGACGCCTGCGCGAGGACGGTCTCGGCCACGGTTCGACGCTGGTCATGCTGGACGGTGAGTGCTCGTTCACCGAGCTGCCCGGCGACGACGTGCACATCTGGTGGGGCGCCTACCTCGGCATGCCGGACGAGACGCTCGTCGCGGGTCCGCTGCGCGCGGTACAGGACGAGATCCTGGAGCGGCGGGCCGCGCTGCGCGCCGAGAAGGGCTGGATCATGGACATCTACCTGTTGCGCCGCGGCTGATCGTTCGGCCCGGGCTGTCGGTGGTCTTCAGTACCCTGGACGCGTGCCCGAGCTACCGGAAGTGGAGGCGTTGGCGCAGTTCCTGCGGGAACACGCGGTCGGCGCGGTGGTGGGGCGTGTCGACGTGGCCGCGCTGAGCGCGGTCAAGACGTTCGACCCGCCCGTGACGGCGCTGTCCGGACGGGACGTGACCGGTGCGGG from Nocardia bhagyanarayanae includes these protein-coding regions:
- a CDS encoding amino acid permease, which gives rise to MATTVAPPPSSDANVDSADLASFGYRPVLHRKLGRYASFAAGFSFVSILTTIFQFFGFGYSFGGAAFFWTWPIVFAGQFLVALNFAELAARYPLSGCIYQWSRRLGGELVGWFAGWMMVIAQVVTAAAAAIALQVVLPTIWSGFQIVGEDTALTSASGATNAVLLGSILLVVTTTINVIGIDLMAKINSIGVTIEIVGIAAIIGLFFVNSERGPGVVLQTDQAAPGPYWAAFLVSGLMAAYVMVGFDSAGELSEETKNPRRVAPRTILTALSVSALGGGLMLLGALMAAPSLTDGALATEGLAYVLTSKLDSPAGKVLLGCVAVAIMVCTLAIQTAGSRLMFSMARDGKLPFAGRLAAVHPRYGTPMLPAVVIGLLGIGLLAVNLGNAAIFATLASVCIVSLYVAYLLVTVPLLVRRLKGWGRSAEAADESLFSLGRFGIPVNALAVVWGIAMAINLAWPRAEVYTPHGGGWWMLWAAPLFVLSVAAVGAVVHRFVVAGPRAEASGEPAVQPA
- a CDS encoding TetR/AcrR family transcriptional regulator, with protein sequence MANPGPGRPRLEQRPRRGHTPRAEILDAAGELFTTKGYANTSTRAVADAVGIRQASLYHHFAAKDDILDALLTETIATPLELAERLRAEADPAPTRLYALAWYDVRQLCAARWNLGALYLLPELRTKRFAAFRLRRDELRGHYETLAEAVIEGAGAAGIPGAEVLPFRLVETVINIRSDEGSAPAYAEQTIPDAALRMLGWTGDLEEARADAAVLLERLAGY
- a CDS encoding TerD family protein, coding for MMKGANVPVPMSAVRIELGWQSGPGIPDADASALLLVGGKVRSDNDFVFYNQPLHPSGAVRHEGKQQGPTVLDVLSVQLAQVEPQVETVVIAASADGGTFGQFRGLYVRVLDATNGAEVARFDSTGATTETAFVLGELYRRQGAWKFRAVGQGYDSGLAGLATDFGISVDDDPAPAAQQPAQQTPPPAPTQQFAPPPQQYAPPQQPYAPPQQQYAPPPPQQQYAPPPPQFAQQQYAPPPPQPQYAPPPPQQQYAPPPPPQGGGAPVNMSKISLTKEAPSVSLTKQGATGGTMRVNLNWTSQSQRGGGLFGRRRGGGGLDLDLSCFFELADGRIGSVRALDRSFGALDRPPFIRLDQDDRTGSSATGENLDINLDFTAQFRRILVFTSIYEGANDFRGVQATATLYPLNCPPIEMTLDGCVDDSRDAVLAHIENINGELVVRREGTFIRPPAGRPGAGVMEIARMYNWDFGFKAGRGKG
- a CDS encoding family 1 encapsulin nanocompartment shell protein is translated as MNNLHRELAPITSEAWTAIEEEATRTFKRHIAGRRVVDVSGPHGTDYSAVGLGRTTPIAAPDEGVQARQRVVAPLVELRVPFTLSREELDNVERGAKDTDLDPVKEAARRIAFAEDRAIFEGYTGASITGIRASSSNEPIQVPEDPRLVPEAVAQALSALRLAGVDGPYSVLLSADLYTAVSETSDHGHMIRTHIERLIPEGEIIWAPAIDGAFVLTTRGGDFDLSLGQDLSIGYLSHDAESVRLYFQQSLQFLVYTAEAAVALRA
- a CDS encoding Dyp-type peroxidase, coding for MGEPQPILEPLTPAAIFLVATIDEGGEATVRDLLADMPGLRRSVGFRLPGAGLSCVTSIGSDAWDRLFAGPRPAELHPLREFVGEHHRAPSTPGDLLFHIRSEVHDACFELAMVIGDRLAGAATIVDETVGFRYFEQRDLLGFVDGTENPEGTAAIGAALVGDEDPEFAGGSYVVVQKYLHPLDEWRALTVEQQEKIIGRTKLDDFELSDEDKPADSHVAVNTVVDADGTERQIVRANMPFGSVREGQFGTYYIAYAATPSVTETMLSRMFEGTEEAAYDRILDFSVAVTGTLFFAPPLDFFDELPPPPDAETSAESLPRNDVEMSAVAGDGSLGIGTLKRSIP
- a CDS encoding LuxR family transcriptional regulator, which codes for MDKKSLTAVARQQLKLAATATSGRSSQTIYGGHAHTLRQTVVGLTAGQSLAEHDNAGDATLLVLTGTLTLISGANEWKGSAGDLLVVPKARHSVKAVDDVAFLLTVAK
- a CDS encoding dihydrofolate reductase — its product is MSTAVRTRTIGLIWAQTPDGVIGFENTIPWRVPEDMANFRTVTWGHPVIMGRRTWDSLPPKFRPLAGRRNIVVTRQPHWSAPGVERAGSLAEALELSAPDPVWIAGGGEIYRAAMDFATELLVTEVEISVQGDAHAPAIGPEWHADEPEEWRTSTTGLRFRIRRYLRRTAD
- a CDS encoding thymidylate synthase, coding for MATDTQYEDLLRLVLETGTAKADRTGTGTRSVFGHQLRYDLGAGFPLITTKKVHLKSIVYELLWFLRGDSNVGWLREHGVTIWDEWADPQGELGPVYGVQWRSWPTPDGAHIDQIGQVLDTLRTDPDSRRIIVSAWNVAELDKMALAPCHAFFQFYVADGKLSCQLYQRSADLFLGVPFNIASYALLTHMVAQQTGLEPGDFIWTGGDCHIYDNHVEQVTEQLRREPYPFPRLRLRRAASLFDYTYEDIEVVGYQHHPAIKAPVAV
- the cobF gene encoding precorrin-6A synthase (deacetylating), translating into MRKLFVIGIGAGDPDQVTVQAIKAMRQVDTFFVIAKGVEKQELLDVRTAILAEHVERPYRVVEITDPPRDRDPADYRGVVVDWHERRATLLAEAFAAEEGVGGILVWGDPSLYDSTLRMVELVLESGRTTFDYEVIPGVTSAQALAARHRMVLHRIGEPVHVTTGRRLREDGLGHGSTLVMLDGECSFTELPGDDVHIWWGAYLGMPDETLVAGPLRAVQDEILERRAALRAEKGWIMDIYLLRRG